The nucleotide window GTGTCTGGTAGAGTAATTACTGATAACATTATCCTGAGCCATGAACTATTGAAAGGATATGGAAGGAAAGGGGTATCACCTAGATGTATGATGAAATTGGATATGCAAAAAGCTTATGACTCAATTGAATGGCCTTTCATGGAACAGGTGTTGAATGCTTTGGCCTTTCCAGACCAATTTATGATATGGATCATGGCTTGTATGGAAATTGTTACATATACAGTTATGATCAATGGAGCTCTGACAAAGCCTTTTGAAGCCAAGAAGGGGTTGAGGCACGGGGACCCAATGTCTCCATTCCTGTTTGTGATGGCAATGGAATACTTAACAAGGAGCTTAAAGACACTGAATCAAAACCCAGACTTCAACTATCATCCCAAGTGTGCAAAGATGCAAATTTTGCAACTTGGTTTTGCTGATGATTTTTTATTGTTTTGAATGGGTGATATAGGATCAGTTAAACTACTGTTCCATTGTTTTATGGAGTTCTCAAAAGCTACAGGTCTGGTGATTAACAAAAACAAGAGTTCTATATTCTTTGGAGGGGTCTCACAAGATGCACAGGAGGAAATCCTAGAATTTCTAGGAATTTAGAGAGGGGACCTGCCAGTAAGATACCTAGGTGCCCCACTAAGCTCAAAAAGAATATCCATAGTACAATGCCAACCTCTAATTGATAAAATAATGGGCAGAATCACTTCATGGACTGCCAAATTTCTATCCTATGATGGAAGGATTCAACTGATAAAGAGTGTTCTATTCTCTATCCAAACCTACTGGGCACAAATCTTTGTGCTCCCTAAAAAAATCACAAAGCTAATTGAAGCAATCTGTAGAAGTTTCTTGTGGAATGAAGAAGGCAGTATTTCAAAGAAGGCTCTATTGGCATGGGAGAAAGTCTGTCTACCAAGTCAGCTGGGGGATTTAACATTATGAACATAACCATCTGGAACAAAGCTGCCATATGTAAACAATACTGGAATCtttgcaaagaaaagaaagaagttgTGGATACAATGGATGCACAGTTACTATATCAAAGATAGACACATATGGGAAATTCAACTGAAACAAATATCCTGGATAGTAAGTAAGATCATTAAAGCAAATGAGACATTTATGAAGGCAGGATTCAGCTATGATGATATCATGAAGATGAACAACTGTTCGATAAAAGACATATACCACAGACTGCGAGGAAGATTTGACAAAGTCAGCTGGAGAAGAGTCGTTTGTCACAACACAGGATGCCCCAGGTGGACTTTTGTTCTAACTATGGCAGCACATGGCAAATTATACACAAGAGATAGACTACAGAGTTGGGGAGTACAAGTGGATCAAGAATGTGTTCTATGCAAGCAAGCTAATGAAACCATACAACATTTGTTCTTTGAATGCTCATATGCAAATGCAATATGGAGCACACTATTAGCATGGCAAGGGATTAAAAGATCAGTAAATGGATGGGATGAGGAACTAAGATGGGTTGAGAAGTGGACTAAGAGGAAAACAACAACAGTTGAGCTATATAAAATGGTATTAGCAACAACAGTGTACTATGTGTGGCAAGAAAGGAATGCTCGAACTTTCCAAGCTAAGACAAAAGGGTGGGAGTTAATATGCAAGAAGATAATACAAGAGCTGCATTGTCGAAGTAGTAGGCATACAGAGAAAATCCTACATAGCCTAGACTGGTATCTGTTGCAATAGGTAGGAAATGTGTAAATAATAGAAAAATGGGGAGGGGTGAAGTATAGGAAAGCAGGATCATATGTAAGGGTTTTGAtttactttgttaaaattatagataaaattttgataagtgaatatatgtttagtaaatatgaaaaaaattgacaaacatatgatctattaaaatattctaatgggagaattttttagTAATAcgtgatagttattttcttagtcatcTAACAGTAATCTTTCGTTAATTtacactttcaaggttaatacatgaaaggatcccaaatatttctacgttttctaaagaaaattcactataaagtcttaaatatataaataaaatttatatatttatatgtcggtttggttcgatttttttactcaataccaaatcaaGTCAAACCAAGCCTAATCgagttttttaatcggtttggtttggtttttcgatttggtgcggttttccgattcggtttgaacacccctagctGTGCTTATGTGAAATTAtcccttttattttccttttgggTGTAGTTATTGTTATTAGTAgttcttttaagaaaataaaaatgtatTATCAGTAACTTTTGCACTGTTAACCAACTGGGTGTTGTTTGGTCTTGTTAGGAATAGCGTGGAGGTGTTGATTATGAAATTTGGATGCATTTAAAATagatttcaattattttttatatttaaaaaagcCATAATGCAAAGATGACGATTGTATCATATGTAAATCACCCGTTGTATGTATTGAAAAACTAATTCAAAATTGTAGTAGGAAATCTTAGTTatttaggatttagtttatttaattcatgtctaaatAAAATTTGTAGTCAGAATTAATATAGGAATAGGCTTTCCCATTTTCTAGTTAAATAGGTTTCGTAGTATTATAAATAGGGATATTAGTAGTTTATTTTGTGTGTGGAGATTTGTGAGAATTGTAGAAAGCTTTCAGagatttataaataaaatattttccttcaaattgGTATCAAAGCTTCTACGATCTTGGGAGAGAATCAAGTAGCTTCCGTTGCTGGTGGGCGGTACTAGGTAATGTGCCGCCCGTCAGGCCAAAAAAATATGTTGGCAAAATTATAGATAGTTGTCAACAAAATTAGACTATTCGATGAAAAGTTTCAAAACAGATTCAAGAAAAAAAGTAAGTTTAAAGAGGTGCAAACaaatgtaagcacgtgatttttgccctatgaaagaattactcccaaaaaattcaaaataaaacaattttctttggtgtgcaatttttgaatttttgtggtatttttggataattatttgtatttgtctgtgcatgtttatttgttaaattaataaaaaaatacaaaaatatgtcgcattttacatgtaggatttaattctacaattgttagtaattaagtttgttttacaaaaattgaaaattacaaaaataggcatcttttgcatttttagcatttaatgtccaaatgtacaattttatgcttaattattacttaattacgcgttaattgttattgggaagttaatttgcgcttttataacttaatttagttctataaataatttaaggatttttagaatttagttttaagaaaaataaaagaagaaaagagagcaaaaaatataaagaaactcggaattgggctcttcttcaaattcaagccacatgcccaaaaaatacccaaccttccccatgacccggtccatctcgacacgggtcgacccggtccgctccataaCCCAAAGATCCAACACCCCCCTATCTTACATTTTCACAAAAACAAACTTAAAAAATCCTAAAAAACCAAAACCTAAAACACTACCCATCcgccacccccccccccctctttttctttctttcttcttcaagcTCCAAACAAGCCATCCATGGCTGTCCGGATGCCTCCCCTTCCACACGAGCAACCACCATAGCTGCTGCCCCCCCACGCTGTTGTTCACCTCCAAAACGACCACACAAACACAATCGTCGTTGGACCAAGAAATGGCAAAAACCATGGCCATCGTTGCTCATGCTTCTTCCCGTTAGccaaaactagtcaaaacctTGAACATCAGCTGCTGCTCTCTTCATCTTCCTCGTCGAGCTGCTGGTTCGAAACCAAACCCCATCCCCACTGCTTCGTCTTCGACCACCAACAGCACAAGAACCCATCGTCGTCGAGCTTGAGTTCGACATCCATGtctgttgcttcatcttcttcgtcaagctcgagcttgagctcgacacccATGGCTGCCACTGCTTCAATACTGCTGCCTCATCTTCACGCGTCGTCGACCAAGCAAACCTCGACTGTTTCTGCTTCCCGCTGCCTCCAGCGGTTCGCCGCTGCTGCGTCTTCTTCAGCTCGTGCTGCTGCTGTTTCTTCTCCTCCATCGCTGCTGACCATGGACGAGCTGCAAGCTCGTCGCTGTTGCGTCTTCTTCAGCTACCTCCAGCTGTTGCTGCTTCTATTTCGCTTCGTCGctgctgcatcttcttcatctttcACCTCGACTGCTGTTGTCCGCTGATTCCTTCTTCGAGTCCGTTTATGTCAAGGTTTCATTGGTTTCGTTTAAGTTcattcgagttcgtcgttgttcatttaCGGTCAATTGTTTTAAGTTTTATTTCGTCCGTaatttttttgatattttcagatttgaaattagtataagtttggttcattttcttgtttgttgtttatcatttatgattatttcttcagtttgtttcatgatcttgtttagtttaatatagaaattgttggttgtaatgttgttagatttaattttaagttcaaatgattattgaatttagaaatctgaatatacttgtttgttgttgttgttgaatttaaaagtaggtttgtttgttgttaaaaaaaaatattgttcaatcaaaataattttagttgtttctttgttgttcatcatttagtttgaatttgttgttgaaaattgtttagaaattggtcatatttgctgtattttggttaaaattgattaggtgaattggttatagctgatgggggtagttcgGTAATtcgcagtacgttcaggggtaaaatgttAATTTCAGTAAGGTTAGAGGGgtattttggaattaaaattctgaacaattatttattttgagtgctcggTCAATTAGGATTagaataatgtatttgtttaatcaaGCATGAaggacaagacataatggggggggataatgtatttatttaatataagcatgtggaacaagacatagtgggattgcggggctcaagaaaagttgtttaaataaataataattgtattttttatgcagtagtgggtttggtaggagaaagtggttgttttattaattgattaaagggtttgggatgtgAGATAAATAGagagacttgatcagatttttaaGGGGGGGAtaggagaagaaaaaagaaaaaaagaggaggaCAGAGAGAAAAAAGATACAGAAAgaagatagagagagaaaaaaaacagaaagaagaaaaaagatagagagaaaaattccgaaaatactaagactccaaaaataaaaataaaaacattctggaaattcaaaagaagaatagtatacacctgatatacaatttaaatattctgatatacggattcagaaattaagggttgaatattaattagtctttcaactctgaaaagattcccttagCTTCTGTCCGttggttgttgttggtgtttctggatttttatcttgagttttaaaattcgtcactggtttctcattgctggttgttgggtgttgctgttgttgtatgctactgaatttctgctgatctcccttttcttttgcttccaatatcaggtacacgacTGCAacactagctattgcaagctaataatgtggaagcatgaatacatatgaagaattgaattttgaagttttattgtcgcttttctttgttccttttattgattgtatttaggttatttcatgtattactgaataataattggaataagagaaaattacataagttagtctttaatgaatcagtttggcaaaacgggttaattcactagttatgaaggttttaagattatcaacagtaggttaatcgtaaacaagtagctaaatttagctaaggtatgaatttaaactgaatttcgtgaattaggcattaaggcacgatttgagttcaaacaagattagaagaacgtttaagtttaataaactttctaataagcattagtaattatggttaaatctagtttcaaatggttgtgaataattaatctcaatagtttttttataacaatgcgagttttaatctagctatatttgattcttttgaatattagttgtcgaatttttatttttatttataattttgaatttttagtaaaattctttttcatcaatatttgtattaatctagcaattagtacgCCAtgatttcttaaataaataaataaaaaaaagctcgtaattaattaggattttctttctttattttagagactaattttaatagaaaaatgtagtcgctttaagatttgtccatttaaaaataaatgagatgagcctcgcctagtaaaatataAAGATTGCGAGACCCTCACAAATGTTtgtattaattatttagaacatcggagttggccgtctagtaaaattttacggcctttcccaaatcaacaatacgctagtcgcgtctttaacaaattattttcttaaatatgggtgtgcatttatgaaacccaaatccaaatctcaacggagtcaaaaggtgtcgataaccacgggtacattgactgtgacgtggtttgaaatacgttttcacaatgttgcaattctccgtaaaactataaaaataataataacaataaaagcggttaaaagttaaaattgcactatagttttttgaacatgtattaaaatcagatattttagccattacaacagtttaagcgaccgtgctagaaccacgggattcgggggtgcctaacaccttccctcgggtcaacagaattccttacttagaatttctggttcgcagacttcatttggaaagtcgaatattttccttgattcaggattaaattggtgacttgggacaccctaaatctcccaagtgacgactctgaaataaacaaacaaatcccgtttcgattgtcctttaaatggaaaaaactccttcacccctcgcgggggcggaaaaaggaggtgtgacagctctggcaactctactggggataaatactcagaaccactggttcagggttagaaattcgagcttagataaattgttatatttgattttatctgattttgttccATGATCTGTGCATAATATGCTAAATAActacttttaccgctttgatattttgtgaactatatataaactgtgccgaaacccatctcttctctgagtcttctaaatcatggagaagggtgtacttcgtacgacttcttttctgtatagtgtcaaatcccaatttagaacgaggtttggataagttgcaaagcaggcgaagcttctgtattctcggattgctgcctccccctcggctcgagctgtccgctcgggtaagccaggtctagaacaaacacccaggttctgaacctagaataactcaacttcatgcaggatccctagtaggaacgcttatctgcatcatgtgcattttttgacttagggactcaacacaggggttgagtccgtctaggaatagcaacccaaaacagaaaagaccatcctgatgcatcctactcactgcttgtgcatttatttgctttagacttacatgatgaccggtttttgaatattgagaaaaaattaaagaaaaaaaaaaagaaaaaaagagaaagaaaggaaaatagcaCTGTATAGGGTTActcttttgttttgaaaaaataataatgtcCAAATACTGgcgaaattctgccgaaattttgggaaaaatgaaaaaaaaagaaaaatattttttttaaatagattgtttcactcaaaaaagcaaaagaaaaaaatagaaaagagtcttttatttttaggttgaagaataggttggtcattttgttgaaaaaaaatcttcactttgtcttgttttcaaaatgaaaaaaaaagaaaaagaaaaagaaaaatagtttgccatgaaaaatgaaaatgaaaaaagagtcttgtttttaaaatgatttttatatatttatttgtttataaaaatgccaaaaatgaaaataaaaagagtcttgcgttgaaagtggttttattatttgttgcaatatatatatatataaatccaaaaagtatttttctttattttctttctagaaaagttttttttagacccccaattttcaagaaaaaaattcaaaaatattttccattattgatgtctttagaaagtcgttctaattattttttaaaaaaataataataataaaaataaaataaaaacaaaaataaaaatattttcttttaatttcttccaaaaaaatccgcgaaagggacgccggagggctgactttgcataaacagccacctttgggtcattgttttagatttggtccagttgacccacacagccttaaaaatcttcgtccccgaggcgctgaagggccgtgtttgcaacaccaggttttattgtaatttgaaaaaaaaaacaaaaaaaaaacaaagagtcagcggtcaggagAATACCGTTTGGGGCTTTTGgtcagtgtcttaaaccgttcttgccgaaatagccttagagtatctttcagttatcgaaaggctattttcgtaaaagaacgaacaagtttgtaaagtgtcataaaataatcctccccggcctcaaaattcatgtgagatttggaaagggccacatttgcaaaaataaccgttcggttgcatttgtcaaacggagaaaggaagctggccttttgtttttgagtttgtaaatcttttgattagaatatgtgggttgtt belongs to Nicotiana tabacum cultivar K326 chromosome 6, ASM71507v2, whole genome shotgun sequence and includes:
- the LOC142182274 gene encoding uncharacterized protein LOC142182274 — encoded protein: MHSYYIKDRHIWEIQLKQISWIVSKIIKANETFMKAGFSYDDIMKMNNCSIKDIYHRLRGRFDKVSWRRVVCHNTGCPRWTFVLTMAAHGKLYTRDRLQSWGVQVDQECVLCKQANETIQHLFFECSYANAIWSTLLAWQGIKRSVNGWDEELRWVEKWTKRKTTTVELYKMVLATTVYYVWQERNARTFQAKTKGWELICKKIIQELHCRSSRHTEKILHSLDWYLLQ
- the LOC142182273 gene encoding secreted RxLR effector protein 78-like, whose translation is MDTLIDNTQSVFVSGRVITDNIILSHELLKGYGRKGVSPRCMMKLDMQKAYDSIEWPFMEQVLNALAFPDQFMIWIMACMEIVTYTVMINGALTKPFEAKKGLRHGDPMSPFLFVMAMEYLTRSLKTLNQNPDFNYHPKCAKMQILQLGFADDFLLF